The Pseudosulfitobacter pseudonitzschiae genome includes a region encoding these proteins:
- a CDS encoding dipeptidase: MRTALKIIAALIVLAVAAFFTFAPAYVESTRNAVVPHDPYPVSDVARALHDEMIVGDWHADSLLWNRDITKRGDRGQVDVPRLIEGGVTIQVFTAVTKSPAGQNYEENSAEAFDNITPLAIGQLWPVRTWNSILERALYQAEKLHKAAAKDPANLTIIKTRADLDAHLAARAAGSTAVGAILGIEGAHPLEGDLANLDKIETAGHRVIGLQHFFDNALGGSLHGEGNLGLTEFGRAVVADVAERGMVLDLAHSSPQVARDVLAMTDMPVIVSHTGIHGNCPVKRNFPDDLMREIAASGGVIGMGYWAEVACNDITPSGIAKMIKAGIATVGADHVSLGSDFDGSVETAFDTSELPALTHAMIEAGISEADIRKVAGENMVRVLKARLK, encoded by the coding sequence ATGCGCACCGCTCTTAAAATCATCGCAGCCCTTATTGTTCTCGCCGTAGCAGCGTTTTTTACCTTTGCCCCTGCCTATGTCGAGAGCACCCGCAACGCGGTGGTGCCGCATGACCCCTACCCGGTTTCCGACGTGGCCCGCGCCCTGCACGACGAAATGATCGTGGGCGACTGGCATGCCGACAGCCTGCTGTGGAACCGCGACATCACAAAACGTGGCGACCGTGGGCAAGTGGACGTGCCCCGCCTGATCGAAGGCGGCGTCACCATTCAGGTCTTTACCGCGGTCACAAAATCCCCCGCCGGCCAGAACTACGAGGAAAACTCGGCAGAGGCCTTTGACAACATCACCCCGCTGGCTATCGGCCAACTGTGGCCGGTGCGTACGTGGAACAGCATTCTGGAGCGCGCGCTGTATCAGGCCGAAAAGCTGCACAAAGCCGCCGCAAAAGACCCTGCGAATCTGACCATTATCAAAACCCGCGCCGATCTTGACGCACATCTGGCCGCCCGTGCCGCAGGCAGCACCGCCGTTGGTGCCATTCTTGGCATCGAAGGCGCACACCCGCTTGAGGGTGATCTGGCCAACCTCGACAAGATCGAAACGGCAGGGCACCGCGTCATCGGCCTGCAACACTTTTTTGACAACGCTTTGGGCGGGTCCCTACACGGCGAGGGCAATCTGGGCCTGACCGAGTTCGGCCGCGCTGTTGTCGCTGACGTAGCCGAACGCGGCATGGTGCTGGATCTGGCACATTCATCACCACAAGTGGCCCGCGACGTGCTGGCAATGACCGATATGCCAGTGATTGTCAGCCACACCGGCATCCACGGCAATTGCCCGGTAAAGCGGAACTTTCCCGATGATCTGATGCGCGAGATTGCAGCATCGGGTGGCGTTATCGGCATGGGCTATTGGGCCGAAGTGGCCTGTAACGACATCACACCCTCGGGCATCGCCAAGATGATCAAGGCAGGGATCGCCACCGTGGGCGCGGATCACGTCTCGCTGGGGTCGGACTTTGACGGGTCGGTCGAAACCGCCTTTGACACATCGGAACTGCCTGCGCTGACCCATGCCATGATCGAGGCCGGGATTTCCGAAGCCGACATTCGCAAAGTCGCCGGCGAAAACATGGTTCGGGTGCTCAAGGCGCGGCTGAAGTAA
- a CDS encoding ligase-associated DNA damage response exonuclease codes for MADPLLTFTEYGIYCARGDFYIDPWRPVDRALITHGHADHARGGMGHYLATDLAAPVMRHRLGGIPLETVRYNEVRDIGGVSVSFHPAGHVPGSAQIRVAYGGEVWVASGDYKVVDDGLSTPFEPVPCHHFITESTFGLPVFRWKPQAEVAADLNAWWAACADAGQTAVLGAYALGKAQRLLSMLDPAIGPILCHTAIENTNAILRDQGLTLPDTIHAIAEVAPQQHPRALLLAPPSATDSKWAAKFGGRQTGFASGWMALRGIRRRRAQDRGFVISDHADWSGLLWAIEQTRAENIYVTHGYTEIFTRYLNSAGWNAKVIPTQFGTEGEDAA; via the coding sequence ATGGCCGATCCACTTTTGACATTCACCGAGTATGGAATCTATTGCGCGCGGGGCGATTTTTACATTGACCCGTGGCGCCCCGTTGACCGTGCCCTGATCACCCACGGCCACGCCGACCACGCGCGCGGAGGTATGGGCCACTATCTGGCCACTGACCTGGCCGCCCCCGTGATGCGGCACAGACTGGGCGGCATCCCGCTGGAAACTGTCCGCTACAACGAGGTACGCGACATCGGTGGTGTTTCGGTGTCCTTTCACCCTGCTGGCCATGTGCCCGGCTCGGCACAGATCCGTGTTGCGTATGGCGGCGAGGTTTGGGTCGCCTCGGGCGATTACAAGGTGGTCGATGACGGGCTGTCGACCCCGTTCGAACCGGTGCCCTGCCATCATTTTATCACCGAAAGCACCTTTGGCCTGCCGGTGTTCCGCTGGAAGCCGCAAGCCGAGGTGGCGGCCGATCTGAATGCATGGTGGGCCGCCTGCGCGGATGCGGGGCAGACGGCCGTGCTGGGGGCCTATGCCTTGGGCAAGGCACAGCGCCTGCTGTCGATGCTGGACCCCGCCATCGGCCCGATCCTGTGTCACACTGCCATCGAGAACACCAACGCGATCCTGCGCGACCAAGGGCTGACCCTGCCCGATACCATCCACGCCATTGCCGAGGTCGCCCCGCAACAGCACCCGCGCGCGTTGCTGCTGGCGCCGCCATCAGCGACCGACAGCAAATGGGCGGCCAAATTCGGCGGGCGCCAGACCGGATTTGCCTCGGGGTGGATGGCGCTGCGCGGTATCCGGCGGCGCCGTGCGCAGGACCGCGGCTTTGTCATTTCCGATCACGCGGATTGGTCAGGCCTGTTATGGGCGATCGAACAAACGCGCGCTGAAAACATATATGTAACACATGGTTACACCGAAATATTCACACGTTACCTGAATTCTGCCGGATGGAACGCCAAAGTGATACCCACCCAATTCGGCACTGAAGGGGAAGACGCGGCATGA
- a CDS encoding RluA family pseudouridine synthase, with the protein MSDQLVRFRVGEAPPARLDKALARDVPEDAALSRTRLGRLIEDGSVQVNGVVVRDPKAKVAEGADVMISVAVAAESHIQAEDIPLVIVYEDADLVVVNKPAGMVVHPAPGTPSGTLVNALLHHCGDDLSGVGGMKRPGIVHRIDKETSGLLVVAKSDAAHHGLADQFAAHTVERYYRALVYGVPDANDPRLRGIRGASFEPGNILKLTTQLARHKTDRQRQAVLFQGGRHAVTRARTVTRYGTPEVLALMECWLETGRTHQIRVHMAHAGHGLVGDPVYGGKRKLPKGALSDAALVALNGFSRQALHAAVLGFVHPVSGENMRFEAELAPDMAALLDALA; encoded by the coding sequence ATGTCGGATCAACTCGTTCGGTTTCGGGTGGGCGAAGCGCCGCCTGCACGTCTTGATAAGGCGTTGGCGCGCGATGTGCCAGAGGATGCCGCATTGTCGCGCACGCGGTTGGGGCGGTTGATCGAGGACGGATCGGTTCAGGTCAACGGTGTGGTTGTGCGCGACCCCAAGGCCAAGGTGGCGGAAGGGGCCGATGTGATGATCTCGGTGGCCGTGGCCGCTGAGAGCCACATACAGGCCGAAGATATTCCGCTGGTGATTGTCTATGAGGACGCCGATCTGGTTGTGGTCAACAAGCCCGCAGGCATGGTGGTGCATCCTGCGCCGGGCACGCCTTCTGGGACGTTGGTGAATGCGCTGCTGCACCATTGCGGCGATGATCTGTCGGGTGTGGGCGGCATGAAGCGGCCCGGTATCGTGCACCGGATTGATAAAGAAACCAGTGGTTTGCTGGTGGTTGCCAAGTCGGATGCAGCACACCACGGGCTTGCGGACCAGTTTGCTGCCCACACCGTCGAACGCTACTATCGTGCCTTGGTCTATGGGGTGCCGGATGCCAATGATCCGCGTCTGCGTGGAATCAGGGGCGCATCTTTCGAGCCGGGTAATATCCTGAAACTGACAACCCAGTTGGCACGGCACAAGACCGACCGGCAGCGTCAGGCGGTGCTGTTTCAGGGTGGTAGGCATGCGGTGACGCGGGCGCGCACAGTAACACGTTATGGCACGCCCGAGGTGCTGGCGTTGATGGAGTGCTGGCTTGAGACCGGACGCACGCACCAGATTCGCGTGCATATGGCACATGCCGGTCACGGGCTGGTGGGCGATCCGGTCTATGGCGGAAAACGCAAACTGCCCAAGGGCGCGTTGAGTGATGCGGCTTTGGTCGCGCTCAACGGGTTTTCGCGTCAGGCGCTACATGCAGCGGTGTTGGGCTTTGTTCACCCGGTCAGCGGCGAAAATATGCGGTTCGAGGCCGAACTTGCGCCGGACATGGCTGCATTGCTGGACGCGCTGGCCTGA
- the rpoH gene encoding RNA polymerase sigma factor RpoH: protein MANYANLPAPTPEGGLNRYMQEIRKFPLLEPEEEYMLAKRWVEEQDTEAAHKMVTSHLRLAAKIAMGYRGYGLPQAEVISEANVGLMQAVKRFDPERGFRLATYAMWWIRASIQEYILRSWSLVKLGTTSAQKKLFFNLRKAKARIGALEDGDLRPENVKRIATDLGVTEDEVISMNRRMSGGDASLNATVGSEGEGTMQWQDWLEDEDADQAADYEERDELIVRREMLAEALDVLNDREKDILTQRRLSDQTVTLEDLSGQYDVSRERIRQIEVRAFEKLQKRMRDLAKEKGLMATA, encoded by the coding sequence ATGGCGAATTATGCAAATCTGCCGGCACCGACGCCGGAAGGCGGTCTGAACCGCTATATGCAGGAAATCCGGAAGTTCCCTTTGCTGGAGCCGGAAGAAGAATACATGCTAGCCAAACGCTGGGTCGAAGAACAGGACACAGAAGCGGCGCACAAGATGGTGACCAGTCACCTGCGACTGGCGGCCAAGATTGCGATGGGGTACCGCGGCTATGGTTTGCCGCAAGCCGAGGTGATTTCAGAGGCCAACGTCGGCCTGATGCAGGCGGTCAAACGCTTTGACCCCGAGCGCGGCTTTCGTCTGGCGACCTATGCGATGTGGTGGATTCGCGCCTCGATTCAGGAATATATTCTGCGGTCGTGGAGTCTTGTGAAACTGGGCACGACGTCGGCGCAGAAAAAGCTGTTTTTCAACCTGCGCAAGGCCAAGGCCCGTATTGGCGCGCTGGAAGATGGTGATTTGCGCCCCGAGAACGTCAAACGGATCGCCACCGATCTGGGCGTGACCGAGGACGAGGTGATCAGCATGAACCGGCGGATGTCGGGCGGGGACGCGTCATTGAACGCTACCGTCGGCTCTGAAGGCGAAGGCACGATGCAATGGCAGGACTGGCTGGAAGACGAAGACGCCGACCAAGCTGCCGATTACGAGGAACGCGACGAGTTGATCGTGCGCCGCGAAATGCTGGCCGAGGCGCTGGATGTGTTGAATGACCGTGAAAAGGACATCCTGACGCAGCGGCGCTTGTCCGACCAGACGGTGACACTGGAAGACCTGTCAGGCCAGTACGACGTCAGCCGCGAACGTATCCGCCAGATCGAAGTGCGTGCCTTTGAAAAGCTGCAAAAGCGGATGCGGGATCTGGCCAAGGAAAAAGGTCTGATGGCCACAGCCTGA
- a CDS encoding alpha/beta fold hydrolase: MTFEAAPLFVDHHPGPPGGQAHWATTSDGLRVRVAHWNAKAPKGTVLLFPGRTEYVEKYAPAASELAARGFATVTIDWRGQGLADRMLDEVRTGHVVDFMDYQKDVASMVALAHEMKLPQPWFLLGHSMGGCIGLRALYEGLPVKAAAFTGPMWGIRIAGHLRPVAWALSHIMPKLGQGHRLPPGTKLSSYVMSDPFEDNLLTRDRAMWDMMVDQLNAHPELALGGPSIAWLREALFETQTLSKMAAPDLPCIAFMGTNERIVHTERVIQRMENWPKGDLIMVEDGEHEIIMEGPAKRGPIFDQMVQTFLAAA, translated from the coding sequence ATGACATTTGAGGCCGCACCCCTGTTCGTCGACCATCACCCGGGTCCGCCGGGGGGACAGGCCCATTGGGCCACCACGTCAGACGGGTTGCGGGTGCGGGTCGCCCACTGGAATGCCAAGGCGCCCAAGGGCACCGTGTTGTTGTTCCCCGGACGCACCGAGTACGTCGAAAAATACGCCCCCGCCGCCAGCGAACTGGCGGCGCGCGGCTTTGCCACCGTTACGATCGACTGGCGTGGTCAGGGGTTAGCCGACCGGATGCTGGACGAGGTTCGCACCGGCCATGTCGTCGATTTTATGGATTATCAGAAAGACGTGGCCAGTATGGTTGCACTGGCCCACGAAATGAAGCTGCCGCAACCTTGGTTTCTGCTGGGCCACTCGATGGGCGGGTGTATCGGCCTACGCGCGCTCTACGAAGGTCTTCCGGTAAAGGCGGCAGCCTTTACCGGGCCAATGTGGGGTATCCGTATCGCCGGACACTTGCGGCCTGTTGCTTGGGCACTTTCGCACATTATGCCCAAGCTGGGGCAGGGGCACCGCCTGCCCCCCGGCACGAAACTGTCGTCCTACGTCATGTCCGACCCATTCGAAGACAACCTGCTGACCCGCGACCGCGCAATGTGGGACATGATGGTGGACCAGTTGAACGCCCACCCCGAACTGGCGCTTGGTGGACCCAGCATCGCATGGCTGCGCGAAGCGTTGTTCGAAACGCAGACCCTGTCCAAGATGGCAGCGCCGGATTTGCCCTGCATCGCCTTCATGGGTACCAATGAGCGGATCGTACACACCGAACGCGTGATCCAGCGCATGGAAAACTGGCCCAAGGGTGATCTGATCATGGTCGAGGATGGCGAGCATGAGATTATCATGGAAGGACCGGCCAAGCGCGGCCCGATCTTCGATCAAATGGTGCAAACCTTCCTTGCTGCGGCCTAG
- a CDS encoding GNAT family N-acetyltransferase — MITLSPLPPDDFSRVAHITVHPEQVKFSGTIEQAFAAPEPSMDYHAIQQGPKVVGFFKIDRAYSVIHDFAPPTALGLRAVMVDAVHQGQGIGQALCHALPNYLARLYPKADSLWLTVNVLNAGAVRAYVKGGFIDTGNQWPHGGAGPQHILRLPLHTI; from the coding sequence ATGATCACACTATCCCCCCTGCCACCTGACGATTTTTCCCGCGTGGCACATATTACCGTGCATCCTGAGCAGGTGAAATTCTCAGGCACTATAGAACAGGCCTTTGCCGCCCCCGAGCCTTCGATGGATTATCATGCAATCCAGCAAGGCCCCAAAGTTGTCGGATTTTTCAAAATCGACCGCGCGTACAGCGTTATCCACGACTTCGCCCCGCCAACCGCACTTGGGTTGCGTGCGGTCATGGTGGATGCGGTCCATCAGGGTCAGGGGATCGGCCAAGCGCTGTGCCATGCGTTGCCCAACTATCTGGCCCGCCTCTACCCCAAGGCCGACAGCTTGTGGTTAACAGTAAATGTGCTGAACGCGGGTGCCGTGCGAGCCTATGTCAAAGGCGGCTTTATCGACACCGGCAACCAGTGGCCGCATGGCGGCGCGGGACCCCAGCACATTCTGCGCCTGCCGCTGCACACTATTTAA
- a CDS encoding capsular polysaccharide export protein, LipB/KpsS family — protein sequence MSRIVFHVPRSWLGPLGGGLMPFYTRLTEGLAALDVPFEVVDLDRDSVMAEVEADAAFHIINHGRFTHARILNAGVAYIYPFWNMDSTGIRAFSSIGGQPFKPAQIEAEAARAFFRKLRARLVGARTSRYTQPEEEADVPDGGTAVFFQSEVHRTVDETMWLDRWEMLQGVLDADRGPVMVKPHPRDNDPKTRARLKKMAGVTVTEGNIHDIIAASDRVVTINSAVGIEAYLHRKPVILCGQADFAHIADEARDRATLVDLLRVEPSRRAYDKYIWWYFAHQCLSTTEPDLATRFLDRVRATGFAI from the coding sequence ATGAGCCGGATTGTCTTTCATGTGCCACGTTCGTGGCTGGGGCCGCTGGGCGGTGGGTTGATGCCGTTCTATACGCGGCTGACCGAAGGGCTGGCGGCACTGGATGTACCGTTCGAGGTGGTCGATCTGGACCGCGACAGCGTAATGGCCGAGGTCGAAGCGGATGCCGCATTTCACATCATAAACCACGGGCGGTTCACCCATGCGCGTATTCTAAACGCGGGCGTGGCCTATATCTATCCGTTTTGGAACATGGACTCGACCGGCATCCGCGCCTTTTCGTCCATCGGTGGGCAACCGTTCAAGCCTGCACAGATAGAAGCTGAGGCAGCACGGGCATTTTTCCGCAAGCTCAGGGCGCGGTTGGTTGGTGCGCGTACCTCGCGATACACGCAGCCCGAGGAAGAGGCCGACGTGCCCGATGGCGGTACGGCGGTGTTCTTTCAGTCCGAAGTGCATCGCACTGTGGATGAGACCATGTGGCTGGACCGCTGGGAGATGCTGCAAGGCGTGCTTGACGCTGATCGCGGGCCGGTGATGGTCAAGCCGCATCCGCGCGATAACGATCCCAAGACACGTGCACGCCTGAAGAAAATGGCGGGAGTGACCGTGACCGAGGGCAACATCCACGACATCATCGCCGCCAGTGATCGCGTGGTTACAATCAACTCTGCCGTGGGAATCGAGGCCTATTTGCACCGCAAACCGGTGATCTTGTGCGGGCAGGCCGATTTTGCCCACATCGCTGACGAGGCGCGCGACCGTGCAACCTTGGTTGATCTGTTGCGTGTGGAACCGTCGCGGCGCGCCTATGACAAATACATCTGGTGGTATTTTGCCCACCAATGTCTCAGCACTACCGAGCCGGATCTGGCCACGCGGTTTCTGGACCGCGTGCGCGCAACAGGTTTTGCAATCTGA
- a CDS encoding M3 family oligoendopeptidase — protein sequence MFQLPFPVRDANAAGGDKPLGNLPEWNLDDLYTGEDAPELKRDLDWLEEACASFAHDFENNLASLDAEGLLDCILRQEKINQIAGRIMSYAGLRYYQQTTDGGRAKFMSDVQEKITNFTTPLVFFTLELNRLDDDHLSKLMHQNADLARYEPVFDRIRAMKPYQLSDEMEKFLHDLGVVGDAWERLFDETIAGLEFNVQGDELTIEGTLNLLTDPDRDTRQAAAEELADVFGKNIKTFARVHNTQTKEKEIMDRWREMPTAQTGRHLSNHVEPEVVEALRTAVVNAYPKLSHRYYELKRKWLGLDRMQVWDRNAPLPLEDPKPVPWEAAEKTVMDAYNAFDPRMGEIAAPFFTKGWIDAPVKPGKAPGAFAHPTVTNVHPYVMLNYLGKPRDVMTLAHELGHGVHQVLAADQGEMLSSTPLTLAETASVFGEMLTFRKMLDGAKTNAQRKVLLAGKVEDMINTVVRQIAFYDFECKLHAARRSGELTPEDIGELWMSVQGESLGPAFDFMNGYEHFWAYIPHFVHSPFYVYAYAFGDGLVNALYSVYAEGAEGFEDKYFDMLRAGGSKHHKELLAPFGLDASDPAFWDKGLAMISGFIDELEAMED from the coding sequence ATGTTCCAGCTACCCTTTCCTGTCCGTGACGCCAACGCAGCCGGTGGTGACAAACCGCTGGGCAACTTGCCCGAATGGAACCTCGACGACCTTTATACAGGCGAAGACGCCCCCGAACTGAAGCGCGATCTGGACTGGCTGGAAGAGGCCTGCGCCAGCTTTGCGCATGATTTCGAAAACAATCTGGCCAGCCTTGATGCCGAAGGGCTACTGGACTGCATCCTGCGTCAGGAAAAAATCAACCAGATCGCGGGGCGCATCATGTCCTATGCCGGTCTGCGGTACTACCAGCAAACCACCGATGGCGGGCGCGCGAAATTCATGTCCGACGTGCAGGAAAAGATCACCAACTTTACCACGCCGCTGGTGTTCTTCACGCTGGAACTGAACCGGCTGGACGATGACCACCTGTCAAAACTGATGCACCAGAACGCCGATCTGGCCCGCTACGAGCCGGTCTTTGATCGCATCCGCGCGATGAAGCCCTATCAGTTGTCCGACGAGATGGAAAAATTCCTGCACGATCTGGGCGTGGTCGGCGATGCATGGGAACGACTGTTTGACGAAACCATTGCAGGGCTGGAATTCAACGTGCAAGGGGACGAGCTGACCATCGAGGGCACGCTGAACCTGCTGACCGACCCCGACCGCGACACACGCCAAGCCGCCGCCGAGGAACTGGCGGATGTGTTTGGCAAGAACATCAAAACCTTCGCCCGCGTCCACAATACGCAGACCAAGGAAAAAGAAATCATGGACCGCTGGCGCGAGATGCCCACGGCCCAGACCGGACGGCACCTCAGCAACCATGTGGAACCCGAAGTGGTCGAGGCGCTGCGCACTGCCGTGGTAAATGCCTATCCCAAGCTCAGCCACCGGTACTATGAGTTGAAGCGCAAGTGGTTGGGTCTGGACCGGATGCAGGTCTGGGACCGCAACGCGCCGCTGCCGCTGGAAGACCCCAAACCAGTGCCGTGGGAGGCCGCAGAAAAGACGGTGATGGACGCCTATAACGCCTTCGACCCGCGCATGGGCGAAATCGCCGCCCCCTTCTTTACCAAGGGCTGGATCGACGCGCCGGTGAAACCCGGCAAGGCACCCGGTGCCTTTGCCCACCCCACTGTTACGAACGTGCATCCTTATGTGATGCTGAACTATCTGGGCAAACCGCGCGACGTGATGACGCTGGCGCATGAACTGGGCCACGGCGTGCATCAGGTTCTGGCCGCCGATCAGGGCGAAATGCTGTCGTCGACCCCGCTGACACTGGCCGAAACCGCGTCGGTCTTTGGTGAAATGCTGACTTTCCGCAAGATGCTGGACGGGGCCAAAACGAATGCCCAGCGCAAGGTTCTGCTGGCGGGCAAGGTCGAGGACATGATCAACACGGTCGTCCGCCAGATCGCGTTCTATGATTTCGAATGTAAATTGCACGCTGCCCGTCGCAGCGGCGAGTTGACGCCCGAAGACATCGGTGAATTGTGGATGAGCGTTCAGGGTGAAAGCCTAGGACCGGCCTTCGACTTCATGAACGGCTACGAGCATTTCTGGGCCTATATCCCGCACTTTGTCCATTCGCCATTTTATGTCTATGCCTATGCGTTTGGCGACGGCTTGGTGAACGCGCTGTATTCCGTCTACGCGGAAGGCGCCGAAGGGTTCGAAGATAAATACTTCGACATGCTGCGCGCAGGCGGATCGAAACACCACAAAGAGCTTTTGGCCCCCTTTGGTCTTGACGCTTCGGATCCTGCGTTCTGGGACAAGGGTCTGGCGATGATCTCGGGCTTCATCGACGAATTGGAAGCTATGGAAGACTGA
- a CDS encoding SCP2 sterol-binding domain-containing protein, with the protein MSDVVQEAVKVLNEKMQGQDFSGTAKFEIEGEGSVIIDSDGAHVGDEDADVTLTADAETFQGIIDGDTNPTSAFMTGKLKVDGDMGMAMKLASALA; encoded by the coding sequence ATGAGTGATGTGGTTCAAGAAGCGGTAAAAGTTCTTAACGAAAAGATGCAGGGGCAGGATTTTTCTGGCACCGCGAAGTTCGAGATCGAGGGCGAAGGATCGGTTATTATCGACAGCGACGGTGCCCACGTCGGTGACGAAGACGCCGATGTGACGCTGACAGCCGACGCCGAGACGTTTCAGGGCATCATCGACGGCGACACCAACCCCACATCAGCCTTCATGACCGGAAAGCTGAAAGTTGACGGTGACATGGGCATGGCGATGAAGCTGGCATCGGCTCTGGCCTGA
- a CDS encoding ATP-dependent DNA ligase produces the protein MNRFAALFNALDQSTKTTTKVTALADYFSQAPEPDRVWTIAMFSGRRPKRAVTTTRLREWAAERAGIPLWLFEESYPIVGDLAETIALVLPPPTSQTDHSLSYWINALRGLPDTNDEDRKAFVLNAWDQLPDTQWFLFNKLITGGFRVGISQKLMTRALARATQRDEAELAHRLMGNWQPDSITWHQLIEAEDPAADAARPYPFYLAYGLDEIPENLGLPSDWQAEWKWDGVRGQLILRGGQHFVWSRGEELMTDRFPELARALDFLPDGTVLDGELLVWGDGAPQSFNALQKRIGRKTVPKKLLTEAPVILYAYDLLEDGGQDIRSLPLSERRARLERLTAGLPADAPVIQSPKIPFDDWAQLHALRATARDVQAEGLMLKRAASPYLAGRKKGDWWKWKLDPLTIDAVMIYAQSGAGRRANLFTDFTFAVWNGNDLVPFTKAYSGLTDDEFRQITAWVRKNTLQRFGPVRQVTPHHVFEIAFEGIQASPRHKSGVALRFPRMSRWRQDKPVQEANTLDDLNEMLGLYG, from the coding sequence ATGAACCGCTTTGCCGCTCTCTTCAACGCACTGGACCAAAGCACCAAGACCACCACGAAAGTCACTGCTTTGGCTGACTATTTCAGCCAGGCACCCGAGCCTGACCGCGTCTGGACCATCGCCATGTTCTCGGGCCGCCGCCCCAAACGTGCGGTGACTACAACGCGCCTGCGCGAATGGGCAGCAGAACGCGCGGGCATCCCGCTGTGGCTGTTCGAGGAAAGCTATCCCATCGTCGGCGATCTGGCGGAAACCATTGCACTGGTTCTGCCCCCGCCGACATCGCAAACCGATCACAGTTTGTCATATTGGATCAATGCCTTGCGCGGCCTTCCTGATACCAACGATGAAGATCGAAAAGCCTTTGTTTTGAACGCATGGGACCAACTGCCCGACACACAGTGGTTCTTGTTCAACAAGCTGATCACCGGCGGGTTTCGCGTGGGGATCAGTCAAAAACTGATGACCCGCGCCTTGGCCCGTGCCACCCAGCGGGACGAGGCGGAACTGGCACACCGTTTGATGGGGAACTGGCAGCCCGACAGTATTACGTGGCACCAGTTAATCGAAGCCGAAGATCCCGCCGCCGACGCCGCGCGGCCCTATCCGTTTTATCTGGCTTACGGGTTAGACGAAATACCGGAAAACCTTGGCCTACCAAGTGATTGGCAGGCAGAGTGGAAGTGGGACGGCGTCCGTGGCCAGCTGATCTTGCGCGGTGGTCAGCACTTTGTCTGGTCGCGCGGCGAAGAGCTGATGACCGACCGCTTTCCCGAGCTTGCCCGAGCGTTGGATTTCCTGCCCGACGGCACCGTTCTGGACGGCGAATTGCTGGTATGGGGCGACGGTGCGCCGCAATCGTTCAACGCGCTGCAAAAACGGATCGGGCGCAAGACGGTGCCGAAAAAGCTGCTGACCGAAGCGCCGGTGATCCTCTATGCCTATGACCTGCTGGAAGACGGCGGGCAGGATATCCGCAGCCTGCCCCTGTCCGAGCGTCGCGCGCGTCTGGAGCGGCTGACTGCCGGTCTGCCCGCTGATGCCCCGGTGATCCAATCGCCCAAGATCCCGTTCGACGACTGGGCACAGCTGCACGCATTGCGCGCCACCGCCCGCGATGTTCAGGCCGAAGGGTTGATGCTGAAGCGCGCCGCCAGCCCCTATCTGGCAGGTCGCAAAAAAGGTGACTGGTGGAAATGGAAGCTGGACCCGCTGACCATCGACGCGGTGATGATCTATGCCCAATCAGGCGCAGGCCGCCGCGCCAATTTGTTCACGGACTTCACCTTTGCCGTCTGGAACGGCAACGATCTGGTGCCCTTCACCAAGGCGTACTCGGGCCTGACCGACGACGAATTTCGCCAGATCACCGCATGGGTCAGGAAAAACACCCTGCAACGATTTGGCCCTGTCCGTCAGGTCACCCCGCACCATGTCTTCGAGATCGCCTTTGAGGGCATTCAGGCCAGCCCGCGCCACAAATCCGGCGTCGCACTGCGGTTTCCGCGCATGTCCCGCTGGCGGCAGGACAAGCCCGTACAAGAGGCTAATACTCTGGACGATTTGAACGAAATGCTTGGCCTCTACGGCTAG
- a CDS encoding DksA/TraR family C4-type zinc finger protein, with the protein MAGGWAKDGAVSEQIEASINDELARMKARKAPVGESLKYCAECEEEIPERRRVALPGVKLCVDCASERDGRQQDRGGFNRRGSKDSQLK; encoded by the coding sequence ATGGCCGGAGGATGGGCAAAAGACGGCGCAGTGTCCGAACAGATCGAAGCGTCGATTAATGACGAACTGGCGCGGATGAAAGCGCGCAAAGCGCCAGTGGGCGAAAGCCTGAAGTATTGCGCGGAATGCGAAGAGGAAATTCCCGAACGGCGGCGCGTCGCGCTGCCGGGGGTCAAGTTGTGCGTGGATTGCGCGTCAGAGCGTGACGGGCGCCAGCAAGACCGCGGCGGTTTCAACCGGCGCGGCTCCAAGGATTCGCAGCTTAAATAG